Sequence from the Acidobacteriota bacterium genome:
GAAACACCCCGAGCTCACCTTCGAGCAGGCATATCTCGAGGGGCAGATTCTCGAAGCCAAGGAGGCGGAGAAAATCGCCGACATGCCGTCGCGCGACGAACTCATCTCCAAGTTGGTGAATCTGCTGCAGTCGCCCTTGCGGCGCCTCGCAGTCGCGCTCAACGCTCCGCTTCAGCAGTTCACGAATGTGATCACTCAGGTCGCGGAAAAAGGCGACCAGCCTGCAGAGGAAACGGTCGAAGAAACCGTTGTCGCGGAAGAGCCCCCGGAGGCCGAAGAAAAGCCTCAAGAGGCCCAGGCTTCCGACCAAATTGAAGAAGCTCCGGAGGCTGAAGCTTCCGCCCAGGACAGGGATACTCCGGCAGAGGAGCCCGAGGACGCTTCGGAAGCCGAAGAACAAAACGAGACCCAGGAAACTCAAGAATCCTAAGGAGGATCTGAAAAATGGCCCAGATAGAGAAGATGATGGAGGATATCAAGGGGATGACCGTGCTCGAGCTCAATGAGCTCGTCAAGGCCCTTGAGGAAGAGTTCGGCGTGACTGCCGCTGCCGCCGCTCCGGTGATGATGGCCGGTGCCGTTCCGGGTGCCGCTGCCGGTGGTGAGGAGGCGGAAGAGAAGACCGATTTCGACGTTGTACTGAACTCGATCGGTGACAAGAAAATCAATGTCATCAAGGTCGTTCGCGAGGTCACTTCGCTCGGTCTGAAAGAGGCCAAGGAGCTGGTTGAGAGTGCGCCTGTCAAGGTCAAGGAGGGCGTCAACAAGGAAGAGGCCGAAGAGATCAAGAAGAAGTTCGAAGAGGCCGGCGCCCAGATGGAGATCAAGTAACGCGCGACATGCCGTTCGATTCCCGGGTTTCGAGACCCATGAACTGAGATGACGGGAGACGTGCGTCTCCCCGTCGATCTTTTGGTCAGGAGGGAGCATCCATGACCACGAGCCCCAATGGGCGGCTGAGCTTCTCCAAGCATTCGTCCACGATTCCGCTGCCGAACATGATCCAGGTGCAGAGGTCCTCGTACGAGGAGTTTCTGCAGATGGACCTGCTGCCTGAAGAGCGCATTTTTGGCGGTCTTCAGTCGGTGCTGTCGTCGATCTTCCCGTTCACCGACTTTCGCGAGACCTGCGAGCTGCAGTTCGTCCGCTACGAAATCGGGAACTGGACTTGCCGGTGCGGGCGCCTCGACGGGTTGCATCATCTGCGCCTGACCTGCGAGCACTGTGGTGCGAGCTTCAAGGCGGGTGATCCGCATGAAGAAGCGGTCGTTTGTCCGGATTGTGGCAAGGCGAACAAGAATCGCGTCGAGGTGTGCAGCGTCTGCGGGACCTCTGTCGGCCTGCGCCTACCGTTTTCGTCGGACGAGTGCCGCGAACGCGGGATGACCTATGCGGTGCCGGTGCGCCTGACCTTCAGACTGGTGACCTTCGACACCGAGGAAGATGGCAGTCGACAGGTGCGCGACGTCAAGGAGGAAGAGCTCTACTTCGGCGAGATGCCGCTGATGACGGACACTGGCACCTTCATCATCAACGGTACCGAGCGCGTGATCGTCTCGCAGCTTCACCGTTCGCCCGGTGTTTTCTTCACCCTCGAAGGCCCAAACGACTACCTTGCCAAGGTGGTGCCGTACCGAGGGTCGTGGATCGAGTTCGAGTACGACAACAAGCAGATCCTCTGGGTCCGTATCGATCGAAAACGCCGTTTGCACGGCACCGTCTTTCTCCGTGCGTTGAGCCCCGAGCTGGAAAGCAACTCTCAGATCCTCCGCAGCTTTCACACAGTCTTCGACACCAAGCTCAGCGCCAAGAAGGACACCGCGACGCTGTTGCTCGACTCCCGCATCCTCGATATCGAAGAAGAGCGGCAGAAGGCTCTCCGTTTCAGGAAGGTTGCCGAGCCGCCGCTGTTTGCCGGCCTTTCCCTCGACAACGCGATGAGGCGGCGCCTGGAAAAGGCGACGGTCGAAAAACCGACCAAGGTGGCTGTCAACCGCGAAGAATTGATCGGCGCAATCGTGATAAATGATCTGATCGACGAAGAGACGGGTGAGGTGATCGTGCCCGCCAACTCGAGGGTCACCGATGACGTGTTGGCGCAGGCCGACGAGGTGGGTATCGACACAATCAGTCTCGCGTTTCCGGACTGGGATCCGGTTGGTGAAATTCTCCACCAGACTCTCGAGAAGGACACCACGACATCGCAGATGGGCGCGAGGATGGAGATTTACCGACGCCAGCGTCCGGGAGATCCCCCGACCGAGGAATCGGCGACCACGCTCTTCAACGGGCTCTTCTTCGACGAGCGCAAATATGATCTATCCAAGGTCGGCCGCTTCAAGTTCAACGCCAAGCTTGGTCTCGACAAGGATCCGGATCAACGGACCCTCGATGTCGACGATTTCATCCATCTGGTGAACTACCTCCTCAGGCTCCACCGTGATCTCGGGCGGGTCGACGACATTGACTCGCTCTCGAACCGCCGCGTGCGAACGGTTGGGGAGTTGATGGAGAATCAGTTCCGCATTGGCCTCGTCCGCATGGAGCGGGCGATCAAGGAAAAGATGTCCATTCACCCGGACATCGACTCGGCCATGCCGCGCGACCTGGTGAACTCCAAGCCGGTCATGGCTTCGGTCGACGAGTTTTTCGGATCGTCACAGCTGTCGCAGTTCATGGACCAGACCAATCCGTTGTCTGAGGTCACTCACAAGCGGCGCCTCTCGGCTCTTGGCCCGGGCGGTCTGTCGCGCGAGCGCGCCGGTTTCGAGGTGCGAGACGTGCACTCGACGCATTACGGGCGTATCTGCCCGATCGAAACCCCCGAGGGGCCGAATATCGGCCTGATTTCGTCGCTTTCGTGTTACGCGCGGCTCAACCCGATGGGCTATATCGAATCGCCGTACAAAAAAGTCGAAAAGGGCAACGTCCTCGAGCACGTTCGAATCACCCAGGTCGGTGATACCGATTTCGAGCTCGGGCAGGTCGCGCTGCGGTCCGACTTTGATGAGGCCAACGCCAAGGTGCGTCGCTCGCGCAAAAAGAAAATCGAGGCGTGGGGCGAGCCGCACGCCTATTACCTGGCCGCGTGGGAGGAGGAAAACCTCAACATCGCTCAGGCCAACGCGCGTGTCAACGACAAGGGCAAATTGGTCGACCCCAAGGTGATTGCGAGGTCGGGCGGCGAGTTTCTCGTCCTCGATCGAGACCAGATCGACTTCATTGACGTCTCGCCGCGGCAAGTGGTGTCGGTGGCGGCATCATTGATTCCGTTCCTCGAGCACGACGATGCGAACCGCGCGCTCATGGGATCGAATATGCAACGGCAGGCGGTACCTCTGGTTCAACCAGAGGCGCCGGTGGTTGGCACCGGAATGGAGTCGGTTGTTGCCGAGGACTCGGGCGCCGTGGTCGTATGCCGGCGTTCGGGCGTGGTCGACAAGGTCGACTGCCAACGGATCATCGTCCGCGTCGAAGACGAAGACGAGGGCGAGGGTGAGTTCGGAGCCGATATTTACCAGCTGACCAAGTTCCGGCGCTCCAACCAGAACACGTCGATCAATCAGAAGCCGCTGGTCGAGGAAGGCCAGCGGGTCGTGAAGGGTCAGGTACTGGCGGACGGCCCCAACACTGAAAAGGGCGAGTTGGCGCTCGGCCACAACGTGCTGGTTGCCTTCATGCCGTGGCGTGGCTACAACTTCGAGGACGCGATAGTCGTCTCGCAGCAGCTGGTCAAGGAAGACAAGTACACCTCTATCCATATCGAGGAGTTCGAGACCTCTGCCCGTGACACCAAGCTCGGACCGGAGGAGATCACCCGCGACATTCCCAACGTTTCGGAGTCGGCTCTCGCCCACCTCGACGACGCGGGCATCATCCACATCGGTGCCCAGGTTCGCCAGGGCTCGATCCTGGTCGGCAAGGTGACGCCGAAGGGCGAAACGCAGCTGACCCCTGAGGAAAAGCTGCTTCGTGCGATCTTCGGCGAAAAGGCGGGCGACGTTCGCGACGCGTCCCTGCGCTGTCCGCCGGGTATCGAGGGCGTGGTTGTCGGCGTGCAGATCTTCGCCCGTAAGGGTGTGGAAAAGGACTCCCGCCAGTTGGCGATCGAAAACGAGGAGATCGATCGCATCCGCACCAACTCCGAGGATGAAAAGCGAATCATCCTCGAGGTCCGGGATTCCAAGATCGAGCGTTTGCTGGTTGGAAAGGTCGTGAAAGAAGACATCGCGGTCCGCAAGGGCGGCGAGGTGTTGATCGGCAAGAACCAAAAGGTCACTGCAGAGGCGCTGCGGCGTCTCAAGATCTCCCAGATCAAGAATCTACCGCTCAAGACGGCGGCGCTTCTCGACAAGGTGCGGCTGATCATCCGCCAGGCCGAGTCGCAGGTGGAAGTCCTTGACCAGATCAACCAGGAGCGAATCGAGTTGCTCCGCCAGGGTGACGATCTCCCACCGGGAGTGATCAAGCAGGTCAAGGTCTTTATTGCCATGAAGCGCAAGCTTCAGGTCGGCGACAAGATGGCTGGACGCCACGGCAACAAGGGCGTCATCTCGCAAGCTCTTGCCGAGGAGGACATGCCGTTCTTGCCCGACGGTACGCCGGTCGAGATCATCCTCAACCCGTTGGGCGTGCCATCGCGCATGAACGTCGGCCAGATTCTCGAAACCCATCTCGGGTGGGCCGGCCATGAGCTCGACCTCAGCTTCGCGACCCCGGTATTCGAGGGTGCGAACGAGGATGAAATCCGCAAGATGCTGGAGAAGGCCGGACTGCCAGAAGACGGTAAGAGTCTGCTTTACGACGGGGTCACCGGAGAGCCGTTCGAACAGCGCGTGACGGTCGGCCACATCTATATGCTCAAGTTGAGTCACCTGGTGGACGATAAGATCCACGCCCGGTCGATCGGGCCATACTCTCTGATCACGCAGCAGCCGCTTGGCGGCAAGGCCCAGTTCGGAGGCCAGCGTCTGGGCGAAATGGAGGTGTGGGCGCTGGAAGCGTTCGGCGCCGCGCACACACTGCAAGAGCTGTTGACGGTCAAGTCGGACGACGTCGAGGGCCGGGCCAAGGTCTATGAGGCGATCGTCAAGGGGCAGGTCCCCGAAGAACCGGGGCTTCCGGAATCTTTCAACGTGCTGGTTCGCGAGCTGCAGGCGCTCGGCCTCGATGTCGAGCTGCTGCAGCAGGATGACGAGTGAGGAGGGGAAAATGGAGCGTTCAAGCCTGAGCGAAGTTCGCAGCTTCTTCGAAAAGCCCAAACCCCTCAACGACTTCAACGCGATTCGTCTCGGATTGGCGAGTTCCGAGAAGATCCGTTCGTGGTCGCACGGCGAGGTCATCAAGCCCGAGACCATCAACTATCGCACTTTCAAACCGGAGCGTGACGGCCTGTTCTGCGCCAAGATCTTCGGTCCGGTCACCGACTGGGAGTGCCTCTGCGGCAAGTACAAGCGGATGAAGTACCGCGGCGTCGTCTGCGACAAGTGCGGCGTCGAGGTCACAAAGTCAAAGGTCCGGCGCGAACGCATGGGCCACATCGAACTGGCCGCTCCAGTGTCCCACGTCTGGTTCTTCAAGGGCCTGCCGTCGCGCATCGGCCTGCTGCTCGACATGACGATGCGCGAGCTCGAGCGGGTTCTCTACTTCGAGGCTTACGTGGTCGTCGACCCCGGTGACACGGATCTCGAGGACCAGCAGGTACTGAGCGAGGAAGAGTATAGGCAGGCGAAGGAGGACTATGGTGAGGCCTTCGTCGCGATGATGGGTGCGGAAGCGGTCCGCGCTCACCTCGAACGCCTCGATCTCGATGAGATGGCGGCCGAGCTGCGCATGGTGATGCGCACCGAGACCGCGATCATGCGACGCCAGAAAGCAGCCAAGAGGCTGAAGCTGGTCGAGGCTCTGCGACGTTCCGGCAACCGACCCGAATGGATGATCCTCGAGGTCATTCCGGTGCTGCCGCCCGAGCTGCGGCCCCTTGTTCCTCTCGACGGTGGCCGATTCGCCACCTCGGACCTCAACGATCTCTATCGCCGGGTGATCAACCGCAACAACCGGCTCAAGAAGCTTCTCGATCTGCGTGCTCCCGAAGTGATCGTTCGTAACGAGAAGCGGATGTTGCAGGAGGCCGTGGACGCGCTCTTCGACAACGGCCGTCGCGGCCGCGTCATCAAGGGCTCGAACAACCGCCCGCTCAAATCCCTGTCTGACAACCTCAAGGGCAAACAGGGCCGGTTCCGGCAGAACCTGCTCGGCAAGCGTGTCGACTACTCCGGGCGTTCGGTGATCGTCGTCGGTCCGGAGCTCAAACTCCACCAGTGCGGATTGCCGAAAAAGATGGCGCTCGAGCTCTTCAAACCGTTTGTTTACCAGGAGCTCGAAAAACGCGAACTCGCAACAACCATCAAAATGGCAAAGGAGCTTGTCGAGTTGCAGACCCCGGAGGTCTGGGACGCTCTGGAGAAGGTCATCAAGGAGCATCCGGTGCTCCTGAATCGTGCGCCGACCCTGCACCGTCTCGGTATCCAGGCCTTCGAGCCGGTACTGGTCGAGGGCAAGGCTATCAAGATCCACCCCCTGGTCTGCGCGGCCTACAACGCGGACTTTGACGGCGACCAGATGGCGGTCCACGTGCCGCTGTCGCCAAAGGCCCAACTCGAGGCCCACATTCTTATGATGTCGGCTCGCAATATCCTGTCGCCCGCGAGCGGCCGCCCGCTGGCGGTCCCGTCGCAGGACATGGTCATAGGCGTCTACTACCTGACGACCGAGAACTACATGGCCAAGGGAGGCGGCAAGACCTTCGCGTCTGCCGAAGAGGTCTTCCTGGCTCACAGCGCGGGAGTGGTCGGTACCCAGGCACCGATCCAGCTGCGGTTTACCGGTAACCTGATCGATCTCGTCGCACAGGGTGGCAGCCAGGACATCCTTCACGCCGACATGATCGAGGTTGAAGACATGCTCCTGGAGACCACGGTCGGTCGCGTGCTCTTCAACATGCAGCTGCCGGACGAGATGCCTTTCATCAACGGCCAGCTGCGCAAGAAGGGGCTCCAGAACCTGGTTGCCTTCTCGTTCATGACGGCCGGCCACCATCCAACGGTTGCCCTGCTCGACAACCTCAAGGAGATCGGCTTCGAGTACGCCACGCGATCGGGCCTCTCCCTATCGTCCGACGACATGGTGATACCGGGCAGCAAGCAGGGTCAGCTCGACCAGGCCCACAACGAGGTCGATGAGGTCGAGGACCAGCGGCGGAAGGGACTGATCACCGCAGGTGAGCGCCACAACAAAATCGTCGATATCTGGCACCGGGTGACCGAGGATGTGGCCAAGGAAATGTTCAGCGAAATGTCATCGCTCAACCCGGAGTCGGGCGAGTTCAACCCGATCTTCATGATGGCCGATTCCGGTGCGCGTGGCTCGCGTGAGCAGGTTCGCCAGCTGGCTGGCATGCGCGGTCTGATGGCCAAGCCATCGGGCGAGATCATGGAAACGCCGATCACCGCGAATTTCCGCGAGGGTCTGTCGGTGTTGCAGTACTTCATCTCGACCCACGGCGCGCGCAAGGGACTCGCCGACACGGCGCTCAAGACAGCCGACTCCGGCTATCTGACCCGGCGACTGGTGGACGTGGCTCAGGACGTGATCGTGGTCGAGCACGACTGCGGGACCGAAAACGGCATCGAGGTCACGGCGATCACCGAAGGTGGCGAAATCCTCGAACAGATCCGCGACCGAATCGTCGGCCGGGTTTCCGCCGAGGACATCTATGATCCGATCGAGGACAGCCTGATCTGTCCGGTGAGCACCGAGATCACGGAGACCATCGCCAGCCAGATTCAGGAAGCCGGTATCGAGCGCGTCCGCATTCGCTCAGCTCTCACCTGCGAGACCGAGCGGGGCGTCTGCCAGCTGTGCTACGGCCGCATGTTGGCCACCGGGCGCCTCGTGGAGATCGGGGAGGCGGTCGGCATCATCGCCGCTCAGTCGATCGGCGAGCCGGGTACCCAGCTGACCATGCGGACCTTCCACTACGGCGGCACCGCGACCCGGGGCACGGAATCCTCGCGGCATGTCGCGAACCACAGTGGCGCGATCAAGTTCCTCAACATCGCCGCCGTGGAAAACAAGGACGGCGAAACGGTGGCCATCTCGAGGACCGGCAAGCTTGTGATTCTCGATGCTCGTCAGCGAGAGAAGGAGCGGTACTCGGTAGCCTACGGGTCACACCTGCTGGTCGAGGATGGTCAGGAGGTTGAGCCCGGCACCCCATTGGTCGAGTGGGATCCATTCACCTCATCGATTCTGACCGCGATCGCTGGCAAGGTGAAGTTCCACGATCTGGTCGAAGGCGAAAACGTCCGTGAGGAAATCGACAAGCTCACCGGTCACGCTCACAAGATCGTCATCGAGCCGCTCGGGTCGGGCAAACGCATTCCGACCATCGAGGTCGTCGGAAAGGGCCGCGGTAAGAACAAGGAAACCCGGCGGTACCAGCTGCCGATCGGCTCCCACCTCTCGGTTGCGGAGGGGGACGCGCTGGAGTCGGGCGACGTGCTGGCCAAGATTCCGCGCGAAATGTCCAAGACCAAGGACATCACTGGTGGTCTGCCGCGCGTGGTTGAACTCTTCGAGGCTCGCAAGCCCAAGGACCCGGCAGTGGTGTCCGAGATCGACGGTCACATCCGCATCACCGAACCGGTGCGCGGTCAGCGCCGCATCGTGGTCGAGGGCGAGGGCGACGAGCACCGCGAGTACACCATTCCGCGCTACGCGCACGTGTCGGTGCAGGAGGGTGAGTTCATCCAGGCCGGGGATCCGCTGACCGAGGGGGCGGTTAACCCGCATGACATCCTGTCGATCCTCGGTGAAAAAGAAATGCAGCGACACCTGGTGGACAAGATTCAGGAGGTCTACCGCTCGCAGGGTGTGGCCATCAACGACAAGCACATCGAGGTGATTGTTCGCCAGATGATGCGCTTCGTGAAGGTCGTGGATCCGGGCGACACGGACTTTCTGCTCGAACAGCAGATTCCGCGTTACTTATTCCAGCGCGAGAACGATCGGGTGATCGAAGCCGGCGGCGAGCCGGCGACCGCGACGTCGCTGCTGCTCGGCATCACCAAGGCCTCGCTGGCCACCGAGAGCTTCATTTCGGCGGCGTCGTTCCAGGAGACGACCCGCGTTCTGACCGAGGCCGCGGTCTCGGGCAAGGTCGATAACCTGCACGGACTCAAGGAGAACGTGATCGTTGGCCGGCTGATCCCGGCCGGTACGGGTTCGCCCCGTTACCGCCGCACGATCATCGATCCGGTGCCCGAGGAGGAGATGGAGCCGCGCGAGGAGCCGGAAAACCTCTATCGCGAGATGACAGAGGCGGCGACTGCCCTTTTGGAAGCCAAGCCG
This genomic interval carries:
- the rplL gene encoding 50S ribosomal protein L7/L12 encodes the protein MAQIEKMMEDIKGMTVLELNELVKALEEEFGVTAAAAAPVMMAGAVPGAAAGGEEAEEKTDFDVVLNSIGDKKINVIKVVREVTSLGLKEAKELVESAPVKVKEGVNKEEAEEIKKKFEEAGAQMEIK
- the rpoC gene encoding DNA-directed RNA polymerase subunit beta', with the protein product MERSSLSEVRSFFEKPKPLNDFNAIRLGLASSEKIRSWSHGEVIKPETINYRTFKPERDGLFCAKIFGPVTDWECLCGKYKRMKYRGVVCDKCGVEVTKSKVRRERMGHIELAAPVSHVWFFKGLPSRIGLLLDMTMRELERVLYFEAYVVVDPGDTDLEDQQVLSEEEYRQAKEDYGEAFVAMMGAEAVRAHLERLDLDEMAAELRMVMRTETAIMRRQKAAKRLKLVEALRRSGNRPEWMILEVIPVLPPELRPLVPLDGGRFATSDLNDLYRRVINRNNRLKKLLDLRAPEVIVRNEKRMLQEAVDALFDNGRRGRVIKGSNNRPLKSLSDNLKGKQGRFRQNLLGKRVDYSGRSVIVVGPELKLHQCGLPKKMALELFKPFVYQELEKRELATTIKMAKELVELQTPEVWDALEKVIKEHPVLLNRAPTLHRLGIQAFEPVLVEGKAIKIHPLVCAAYNADFDGDQMAVHVPLSPKAQLEAHILMMSARNILSPASGRPLAVPSQDMVIGVYYLTTENYMAKGGGKTFASAEEVFLAHSAGVVGTQAPIQLRFTGNLIDLVAQGGSQDILHADMIEVEDMLLETTVGRVLFNMQLPDEMPFINGQLRKKGLQNLVAFSFMTAGHHPTVALLDNLKEIGFEYATRSGLSLSSDDMVIPGSKQGQLDQAHNEVDEVEDQRRKGLITAGERHNKIVDIWHRVTEDVAKEMFSEMSSLNPESGEFNPIFMMADSGARGSREQVRQLAGMRGLMAKPSGEIMETPITANFREGLSVLQYFISTHGARKGLADTALKTADSGYLTRRLVDVAQDVIVVEHDCGTENGIEVTAITEGGEILEQIRDRIVGRVSAEDIYDPIEDSLICPVSTEITETIASQIQEAGIERVRIRSALTCETERGVCQLCYGRMLATGRLVEIGEAVGIIAAQSIGEPGTQLTMRTFHYGGTATRGTESSRHVANHSGAIKFLNIAAVENKDGETVAISRTGKLVILDARQREKERYSVAYGSHLLVEDGQEVEPGTPLVEWDPFTSSILTAIAGKVKFHDLVEGENVREEIDKLTGHAHKIVIEPLGSGKRIPTIEVVGKGRGKNKETRRYQLPIGSHLSVAEGDALESGDVLAKIPREMSKTKDITGGLPRVVELFEARKPKDPAVVSEIDGHIRITEPVRGQRRIVVEGEGDEHREYTIPRYAHVSVQEGEFIQAGDPLTEGAVNPHDILSILGEKEMQRHLVDKIQEVYRSQGVAINDKHIEVIVRQMMRFVKVVDPGDTDFLLEQQIPRYLFQRENDRVIEAGGEPATATSLLLGITKASLATESFISAASFQETTRVLTEAAVSGKVDNLHGLKENVIVGRLIPAGTGSPRYRRTIIDPVPEEEMEPREEPENLYREMTEAATALLEAKPETPAAETE
- the rplJ gene encoding 50S ribosomal protein L10 codes for the protein MLTKEQKHEQSVELRENLEGVNTLFLLENHGLKVNDVNRLRSEVRKTEATYKVVKNTVVRLAVEGTEMEGITPFLSGPKVLAYTGGDGVALAKVLKDFIKKHPELTFEQAYLEGQILEAKEAEKIADMPSRDELISKLVNLLQSPLRRLAVALNAPLQQFTNVITQVAEKGDQPAEETVEETVVAEEPPEAEEKPQEAQASDQIEEAPEAEASAQDRDTPAEEPEDASEAEEQNETQETQES
- the rpoB gene encoding DNA-directed RNA polymerase subunit beta, translated to MTTSPNGRLSFSKHSSTIPLPNMIQVQRSSYEEFLQMDLLPEERIFGGLQSVLSSIFPFTDFRETCELQFVRYEIGNWTCRCGRLDGLHHLRLTCEHCGASFKAGDPHEEAVVCPDCGKANKNRVEVCSVCGTSVGLRLPFSSDECRERGMTYAVPVRLTFRLVTFDTEEDGSRQVRDVKEEELYFGEMPLMTDTGTFIINGTERVIVSQLHRSPGVFFTLEGPNDYLAKVVPYRGSWIEFEYDNKQILWVRIDRKRRLHGTVFLRALSPELESNSQILRSFHTVFDTKLSAKKDTATLLLDSRILDIEEERQKALRFRKVAEPPLFAGLSLDNAMRRRLEKATVEKPTKVAVNREELIGAIVINDLIDEETGEVIVPANSRVTDDVLAQADEVGIDTISLAFPDWDPVGEILHQTLEKDTTTSQMGARMEIYRRQRPGDPPTEESATTLFNGLFFDERKYDLSKVGRFKFNAKLGLDKDPDQRTLDVDDFIHLVNYLLRLHRDLGRVDDIDSLSNRRVRTVGELMENQFRIGLVRMERAIKEKMSIHPDIDSAMPRDLVNSKPVMASVDEFFGSSQLSQFMDQTNPLSEVTHKRRLSALGPGGLSRERAGFEVRDVHSTHYGRICPIETPEGPNIGLISSLSCYARLNPMGYIESPYKKVEKGNVLEHVRITQVGDTDFELGQVALRSDFDEANAKVRRSRKKKIEAWGEPHAYYLAAWEEENLNIAQANARVNDKGKLVDPKVIARSGGEFLVLDRDQIDFIDVSPRQVVSVAASLIPFLEHDDANRALMGSNMQRQAVPLVQPEAPVVGTGMESVVAEDSGAVVVCRRSGVVDKVDCQRIIVRVEDEDEGEGEFGADIYQLTKFRRSNQNTSINQKPLVEEGQRVVKGQVLADGPNTEKGELALGHNVLVAFMPWRGYNFEDAIVVSQQLVKEDKYTSIHIEEFETSARDTKLGPEEITRDIPNVSESALAHLDDAGIIHIGAQVRQGSILVGKVTPKGETQLTPEEKLLRAIFGEKAGDVRDASLRCPPGIEGVVVGVQIFARKGVEKDSRQLAIENEEIDRIRTNSEDEKRIILEVRDSKIERLLVGKVVKEDIAVRKGGEVLIGKNQKVTAEALRRLKISQIKNLPLKTAALLDKVRLIIRQAESQVEVLDQINQERIELLRQGDDLPPGVIKQVKVFIAMKRKLQVGDKMAGRHGNKGVISQALAEEDMPFLPDGTPVEIILNPLGVPSRMNVGQILETHLGWAGHELDLSFATPVFEGANEDEIRKMLEKAGLPEDGKSLLYDGVTGEPFEQRVTVGHIYMLKLSHLVDDKIHARSIGPYSLITQQPLGGKAQFGGQRLGEMEVWALEAFGAAHTLQELLTVKSDDVEGRAKVYEAIVKGQVPEEPGLPESFNVLVRELQALGLDVELLQQDDE